The following are encoded together in the Leptolyngbyaceae cyanobacterium genome:
- a CDS encoding glycosyltransferase family 2 protein translates to MAPTVSIIVNCFNQGRYLERSVKSVLEQTFKDIECIIVDDGSTDNTREMAEQLMSVDPRVKYFYKQNGGLPAARNFGVEKAKGEWIQCLDSDDWIHPEKTEFQLKHLTGQESDNIVFYCDYERVFIDKDENIIERQENIIGQLSSEEFLQRLMLPDFLAASPHPALQQCMLMKKDIFNYHKFPEHLKALGDRYFALDIIAKGVKFIHTPLVGAYYTKHKSNRTNSWKYMKDYYMMFYETVKANHEELLVLGNSALEFLLNEAIMEKEEVNFKRLLSLIKMPAYLFDKKVKINHVLLVKLAYKLRKITPSFLMYEKYRGPRSKKIISILSKVDFFKKT, encoded by the coding sequence ATGGCTCCTACCGTATCGATTATTGTTAATTGTTTTAATCAAGGTCGTTATCTAGAGCGTTCGGTAAAAAGTGTTTTAGAGCAAACATTCAAAGACATTGAATGTATTATTGTCGATGATGGCTCTACTGATAATACGCGGGAAATGGCCGAGCAATTGATGAGCGTAGACCCACGAGTTAAATACTTTTACAAACAAAATGGTGGGCTACCTGCTGCTCGAAATTTTGGGGTAGAAAAAGCAAAAGGAGAGTGGATTCAATGTTTAGATTCTGATGATTGGATTCATCCTGAAAAGACTGAATTTCAATTAAAACATCTAACCGGACAGGAATCGGATAATATAGTTTTTTATTGTGATTATGAAAGAGTATTTATCGATAAAGATGAGAACATCATCGAACGTCAAGAAAATATTATCGGGCAATTAAGTAGTGAAGAATTTCTTCAGCGTTTAATGTTGCCGGATTTTCTAGCTGCTTCCCCTCATCCTGCATTGCAACAGTGTATGCTGATGAAGAAAGATATATTTAATTATCATAAGTTTCCCGAACATCTTAAAGCATTGGGCGATCGATACTTTGCTTTAGATATTATTGCTAAAGGCGTCAAGTTCATTCATACACCACTTGTAGGAGCATATTACACCAAACATAAATCCAACAGAACCAACAGTTGGAAATACATGAAGGATTATTATATGATGTTTTATGAAACTGTAAAAGCTAATCATGAAGAATTGCTGGTACTTGGTAACAGTGCGCTAGAATTTTTGCTTAATGAAGCAATTATGGAAAAAGAAGAAGTAAATTTTAAACGGTTACTTTCTTTAATTAAAATGCCAGCCTACTTATTTGATAAAAAGGTTAAGATTAATCATGTATTGTTAGTAAAATTAGCCTATAAATTAAGAAAAATAACGCCTAGTTTTTTAATGTATGAAAAGTATCGAGGGCCGCGATCGAAAAAAATAATTTCTATATTATCTAAGGTAGATTTTTTCAAAAAAACCTAG
- the galE gene encoding UDP-glucose 4-epimerase GalE, giving the protein MLQDQPTILVTGGAGYIGSHAVLALLRAGYQVVILDNLVYGHRDLVEKVLKVELVVGDISDRSLVDRLFSQFDIAAVMHFAAYAYVGESVTNPAKYYRNNVDGTLTLLEAMLAAKVKKFVFSSTCATYGVPQVIPIPEDHPQNPINPYGASKLMVERILKDFNEAYDLKYVCFRYFNAAGADPSGLLGEDHSPETHLIPLVLLTALGKLDSVSILGTDYPTTDGTCIRDYIHVNDLAEAHILGMKYLLEGGDSAVFNLGNGNGFSVKEVIDTARAVTGREIKAVECDRRPGDPPILVGSGEKARKILGWHPQYQNLTDILAHAWQWHQKRHGDVNKTH; this is encoded by the coding sequence GTGTTACAAGATCAACCGACTATTTTGGTTACGGGGGGCGCTGGATACATTGGCTCTCATGCTGTTCTAGCACTGTTACGCGCTGGTTACCAGGTAGTGATTCTGGACAACCTTGTCTACGGACATCGAGATTTGGTAGAGAAGGTTTTAAAAGTAGAGCTTGTCGTGGGTGATATTAGCGATCGTTCTTTAGTCGATCGCTTGTTTTCCCAGTTCGATATTGCCGCCGTAATGCACTTTGCGGCTTATGCTTACGTTGGCGAGTCCGTCACCAATCCAGCCAAATACTACCGCAATAACGTAGACGGAACGCTGACTTTGCTAGAAGCCATGTTAGCAGCCAAAGTAAAGAAATTTGTCTTTTCTTCTACTTGCGCTACTTATGGTGTACCACAAGTGATTCCCATTCCTGAAGACCATCCCCAAAATCCCATCAATCCCTACGGTGCGAGTAAATTGATGGTGGAAAGAATCCTGAAAGATTTTAATGAAGCTTATGATTTGAAATATGTTTGTTTTCGTTATTTTAACGCGGCTGGTGCCGATCCTTCCGGTTTACTAGGAGAAGATCACTCGCCGGAAACGCACCTAATTCCCTTAGTGTTATTAACTGCTTTAGGCAAACTAGATTCTGTTTCTATTTTAGGCACGGACTACCCAACTACTGATGGTACTTGTATTCGAGATTATATTCACGTTAATGACTTAGCCGAAGCCCATATTTTGGGAATGAAATATTTATTAGAAGGGGGTGATAGTGCGGTATTTAATTTAGGAAATGGTAATGGGTTTTCAGTGAAAGAAGTGATTGACACTGCAAGGGCGGTAACGGGGAGAGAGATTAAAGCAGTGGAGTGCGATCGGCGTCCCGGCGATCCCCCCATTTTAGTTGGCAGTGGCGAAAAAGCCAGAAAAATATTAGGGTGGCATCCTCAGTATCAAAACCTGACAGACATCCTAGCCCACGCTTGGCAATGGCATCAAAAACGTCATGGAGATGTAAATAAAACTCATTAA
- the gloB gene encoding hydroxyacylglutathione hydrolase, protein MQVYRLSALSDNYIFVLHDPKDNVAAVVDPAEAEPVLRQLEAIGAELVAIFNTHHHSDHVGGNRKLLERFPHLCVYGGAEDRGRIPGQQIFLQEGDRISFAGRVGQVLFVPGHTRAHIAYYFPPTTPHETGELFCGDTLFAGGCGRLFEGTPSQMIISLSKLRALPDNTRVWCAHEYTLKNLQFAMTVDGSNPDLQARYAEVKAIRSRREPTIPSILGIEKQTNPFLRWDRPSLQSATNSQEPAQTFARLRGMKDQF, encoded by the coding sequence ATGCAGGTTTACCGACTCTCAGCACTCTCTGATAACTATATTTTCGTGCTGCACGATCCTAAAGATAACGTAGCGGCTGTAGTCGATCCGGCGGAAGCAGAACCAGTATTAAGACAATTAGAGGCAATTGGTGCTGAATTAGTCGCTATTTTCAATACTCACCACCACAGCGATCACGTAGGTGGGAATCGAAAATTACTCGAAAGATTTCCCCATCTCTGCGTTTACGGTGGGGCGGAAGATCGAGGGAGAATACCGGGACAACAAATATTTTTACAGGAAGGCGATCGCATTTCCTTCGCTGGTAGAGTAGGGCAAGTACTCTTCGTCCCAGGACACACCCGCGCCCACATCGCCTACTATTTTCCTCCCACCACCCCTCACGAAACAGGCGAGTTATTCTGCGGCGATACCTTATTTGCAGGAGGATGCGGCAGATTATTTGAAGGAACGCCATCCCAGATGATCATCTCTTTGAGCAAGCTCCGAGCTTTACCAGATAATACAAGAGTTTGGTGCGCTCACGAATATACCTTAAAAAATCTCCAATTTGCAATGACCGTAGATGGTAGCAATCCAGATTTACAAGCTAGATATGCCGAAGTGAAGGCAATTCGCAGCCGCAGAGAACCTACCATACCATCGATTTTGGGAATAGAAAAACAAACCAATCCCTTTTTACGGTGGGATCGCCCCAGTTTACAATCAGCAACAAACAGTCAAGAACCAGCACAAACGTTTGCCAGACTGCGTGGAATGAAAGACCAATTTTAG
- the rplI gene encoding 50S ribosomal protein L9: MAKRIQLVLTQDVSKLGKSGDLVDVAPGYARNYLLPKQFATFATPAILKQVEKRREKERQRLLELKEQATTIKAAIEAIDRYTIHKQVGEGDAIFGTVTDPEVADAIQQATGKEVDRRGITLPEIRKTGIYKAEIKLHPEVTATVNIQVLGGGS, from the coding sequence ATGGCCAAACGCATTCAATTAGTGCTGACTCAAGATGTTAGCAAACTGGGAAAATCCGGCGATTTAGTAGACGTAGCCCCAGGATACGCCCGTAACTATCTCCTTCCCAAACAATTTGCTACTTTTGCCACTCCAGCAATTCTCAAACAAGTAGAAAAGCGAAGAGAAAAAGAACGGCAGCGGCTTTTGGAACTCAAAGAACAAGCAACTACCATTAAAGCTGCGATCGAAGCGATCGATCGCTATACCATTCACAAGCAGGTCGGAGAAGGAGATGCTATCTTTGGTACAGTTACCGATCCGGAAGTAGCAGATGCCATTCAGCAAGCTACTGGTAAAGAAGTGGATCGTCGCGGTATTACCCTCCCCGAGATCCGCAAAACTGGTATCTACAAAGCTGAAATTAAACTACATCCAGAAGTAACCGCAACAGTAAACATTCAAGTTCTCGGTGGCGGCAGCTAA
- the dnaB gene encoding replicative DNA helicase — translation MVDSVNFPTIIDRQPPQNIEAEEAILGGILIDPEAISRVIDLLVTEAFSIEAHKIIYRAALSLYNQSKPTDLMTVAVWLQDHQQLEQIGGQIKLAQLVDRTVSAVNIDKYAELVTDKYLRRKLIQAGHKIVDLGYQTATELPVVLDRAEQEVFNLTQDKPKEGLIPIAETLIDTFHDLQSRSESSALPGLTCGFYDLDAMTSGFQRSDLIIIAARPSMGKTALSVGFAHNIASKYHLPVAIFSLEMSKEQLVQRLIANRAEIESNRLRSGRISQEEWDKLNQAIGTLSDLPIFINDAANISVTEMRSEARRLQAEHSGELGLILIDYLQLMEGGSDNRVQELSKITRSLKGLARELNTPVIALSQLSRGVESRTNKRPMMSDLRESGSIEQDADVVIMLYRDEYYNENTPDRGIAEVIITKHRNGPTGTVKLLFDPQFTRFLNLASPHRS, via the coding sequence ATGGTTGACTCAGTAAACTTTCCAACTATTATCGATCGCCAACCTCCCCAAAACATTGAGGCAGAAGAAGCTATTTTAGGCGGTATACTGATCGATCCGGAAGCAATTAGCAGAGTCATCGACTTACTAGTTACAGAAGCTTTTTCTATCGAAGCTCATAAAATTATCTATCGTGCTGCTTTATCCCTCTACAATCAAAGCAAGCCAACTGATTTAATGACGGTAGCCGTTTGGTTACAAGACCACCAACAACTCGAACAAATCGGCGGTCAAATTAAATTAGCTCAATTAGTCGATCGCACTGTTTCCGCCGTCAATATTGACAAATATGCCGAATTAGTTACCGACAAATATTTACGGCGAAAATTAATCCAAGCCGGTCATAAAATAGTCGATTTAGGTTACCAAACCGCCACGGAATTACCAGTAGTTTTAGACCGAGCAGAACAAGAAGTTTTTAACCTTACTCAAGATAAACCAAAAGAAGGTTTAATTCCAATTGCCGAAACGCTGATCGATACTTTTCACGATTTGCAAAGTCGGAGTGAAAGTTCGGCATTACCGGGACTTACCTGCGGTTTTTACGATTTGGATGCCATGACTAGCGGTTTCCAGCGCTCTGACTTAATCATAATTGCCGCTCGCCCATCAATGGGAAAAACCGCTTTATCAGTTGGCTTCGCTCACAATATTGCTAGTAAATATCATCTACCAGTTGCTATTTTTAGTTTAGAAATGTCTAAAGAGCAACTGGTACAGCGATTAATAGCTAACCGAGCAGAAATTGAAAGCAATCGATTGCGATCGGGAAGAATCTCTCAAGAGGAATGGGATAAACTAAATCAGGCGATCGGTACTTTATCCGACCTACCTATTTTTATTAATGATGCTGCCAATATATCCGTTACTGAAATGCGGAGCGAAGCACGGCGTCTGCAAGCAGAACATAGCGGCGAATTGGGATTAATTTTAATTGATTACCTGCAATTAATGGAAGGCGGTAGTGACAATCGAGTACAAGAATTATCGAAAATTACCCGTAGTTTAAAAGGTTTAGCCCGCGAATTAAACACGCCTGTCATAGCCTTATCTCAGTTAAGTCGCGGAGTCGAATCTCGCACGAATAAACGCCCGATGATGTCTGATTTAAGGGAAAGTGGTTCAATTGAGCAAGACGCTGACGTAGTAATCATGCTCTATCGAGATGAATATTACAACGAAAATACCCCAGACCGAGGTATTGCTGAAGTAATTATTACCAAACACAGAAATGGCCCTACGGGAACCGTCAAATTATTATTCGATCCTCAGTTTACTCGCTTCCTAAATTTAGCGTCTCCCCATCGATCGTAA
- a CDS encoding FKBP-type peptidyl-prolyl cis-trans isomerase: MKAIIISLGITLVCGLIVVFAQIISPQKDAIASELTQTQPTIVGSTINQTLVADNIMSNPEKEGTPQKDTVTTPSGLKYVDLVEGTGATPKTGQTVVVHYTGTLENGKKFDSSRDRNQPFSFKLGIGQVIKGWDEGLSTMHVGGRRQLIIPAELGYGARGAGGVIPPNATLIFDVELVEIR; the protein is encoded by the coding sequence GTGAAGGCGATTATTATCAGCTTGGGGATTACCCTAGTCTGTGGGTTGATTGTGGTGTTTGCTCAAATTATCAGTCCGCAAAAAGATGCGATCGCATCTGAGCTAACTCAAACTCAACCTACAATTGTAGGGTCAACGATTAATCAAACATTGGTTGCAGATAACATAATGTCTAATCCAGAAAAAGAAGGGACGCCGCAAAAGGATACGGTAACTACCCCTTCTGGCTTAAAATATGTCGATTTAGTTGAGGGAACTGGCGCGACTCCGAAAACGGGTCAAACTGTAGTGGTGCATTACACTGGCACGCTGGAAAATGGGAAAAAGTTTGATAGTTCTCGCGATCGCAATCAGCCTTTTTCTTTTAAACTCGGTATAGGCCAAGTAATTAAAGGCTGGGATGAAGGTCTTAGCACGATGCACGTTGGCGGTCGTCGTCAGTTAATCATTCCCGCAGAATTAGGTTATGGTGCTCGCGGTGCTGGCGGTGTAATTCCTCCTAACGCAACTCTGATTTTTGATGTGGAATTAGTGGAAATTCGTTAA
- a CDS encoding phasin family protein, with protein sequence MDSNNWMKQLLMLGVGTTSLVAEKIREVSDEWVKEGKINPEQAKGLVDDLMNQLKSDQGNWEAQMQRQMRNMMQDLGVARQSEVDELRGRIDRLERQVRDLENKLWR encoded by the coding sequence ATGGACAGCAACAACTGGATGAAACAGCTATTGATGCTTGGTGTCGGTACGACATCTCTGGTGGCGGAAAAAATTCGGGAAGTCAGCGATGAATGGGTAAAGGAGGGCAAAATCAACCCAGAGCAAGCGAAGGGGTTGGTAGATGATTTGATGAATCAGTTGAAGAGCGATCAAGGTAATTGGGAAGCGCAGATGCAACGACAGATGCGTAATATGATGCAGGATTTGGGGGTGGCGCGTCAGTCTGAGGTGGATGAGTTGCGGGGAAGGATCGATCGCTTGGAACGTCAGGTGCGGGATTTAGAAAATAAGCTTTGGCGTTAA